The proteins below are encoded in one region of Halalkalicoccus jeotgali B3:
- a CDS encoding ArsR/SmtB family transcription factor, which produces MENDLWYLIGSVRGGENRIRIIRLLEERPHNANQLAGRLGLSYNTVRYHLDRLCEHGIVEAGGQRYGELYHLTERFERHREAFEAVTERAG; this is translated from the coding sequence ATCGAGAACGACCTGTGGTACCTCATCGGCAGCGTTCGTGGGGGCGAAAACCGGATCCGGATCATCCGGCTGCTCGAGGAGCGACCCCACAACGCCAACCAACTCGCGGGACGACTCGGCCTGAGTTACAACACCGTCCGGTACCACCTCGACCGGTTGTGCGAGCACGGCATCGTCGAGGCCGGCGGCCAGCGCTACGGGGAGCTGTACCACCTGACCGAGCGCTTCGAGCGCCACCGGGAGGCCTTCGAGGCGGTCACCGAGCGGGCCGGCTGA